From Rhodococcus sp. B7740, one genomic window encodes:
- a CDS encoding M1 family metallopeptidase has translation MPDRLVAPVFDVDASDNPIDTYLPQNGNRGYRVSRYELDLEYKVESNRLTGKAKITAVTTATVSKFAFDLGPAMNVSKVSVNGSRSVKFSHQRGKLKITPAKPIASGAALVVTVSYGGTPKPINGFWGEVGWDELAEGSIVASQPNGAASWFPCDDHPVSKASYGITITTDSPYYAVANGTLVRKQTRASRTTWVYEQPEPMASYLATIQIGPYEHRIVSPGPVPMKAITPPRLRAQFDHDFGRQPQMMDTFVRLYGPYPFASYTVVVTDDDLEIPIEAQGLSIFGANHCSGSRYYERLVAHELAHQWFGNSLTLGKWADIWLHEGFACYSEWIWAENSGGATAHDKAKRAHTIQRGLAMDLQLSDPGPARIFDDRVYKRGALALHAVRRTIGDERFFGLIQEWTSKYRYSTVATADFTDLASRFGCPRSLWDAWLVDTQLPSLP, from the coding sequence GTGCCAGACAGGCTGGTGGCACCGGTGTTCGACGTCGATGCCAGCGACAATCCGATCGATACATACCTTCCGCAGAACGGAAATCGGGGCTACCGCGTCTCGCGCTACGAACTCGATCTCGAATACAAGGTCGAGAGCAACCGGCTGACGGGCAAGGCGAAGATCACCGCGGTCACCACGGCGACGGTGTCGAAGTTCGCGTTCGATCTCGGCCCGGCGATGAACGTGTCGAAGGTGTCGGTCAACGGCTCGCGATCGGTGAAGTTCAGCCACCAGCGCGGCAAGCTGAAGATTACGCCCGCCAAGCCCATCGCGTCGGGCGCGGCACTGGTGGTGACGGTGTCGTACGGCGGAACCCCCAAGCCCATCAACGGTTTCTGGGGTGAGGTCGGCTGGGACGAGCTCGCCGAAGGGTCGATCGTCGCCAGCCAGCCCAACGGGGCCGCGTCGTGGTTCCCGTGCGACGACCATCCGGTGTCCAAGGCCAGCTACGGCATCACCATCACCACCGATTCGCCGTACTACGCGGTGGCCAACGGAACGTTGGTGCGCAAGCAGACTCGCGCCAGCCGCACCACCTGGGTGTACGAGCAGCCCGAGCCGATGGCCAGTTACCTCGCGACCATTCAGATCGGTCCGTACGAGCATCGCATCGTCAGCCCGGGACCGGTGCCAATGAAGGCCATCACTCCGCCGCGCCTGCGCGCGCAGTTCGATCACGACTTCGGTCGTCAACCGCAGATGATGGATACGTTCGTACGGCTGTACGGCCCTTACCCTTTCGCGTCGTACACCGTGGTGGTGACCGACGACGATCTCGAGATTCCGATCGAGGCGCAGGGGCTGTCGATCTTCGGAGCCAATCACTGTTCCGGTTCCCGGTACTACGAGCGTCTCGTCGCGCACGAGCTGGCGCACCAGTGGTTCGGCAACTCGCTGACTCTCGGCAAGTGGGCCGACATCTGGCTGCACGAGGGATTCGCCTGCTACTCCGAGTGGATCTGGGCCGAGAACTCCGGCGGCGCAACGGCTCACGACAAGGCAAAGCGCGCACACACCATTCAGCGCGGACTGGCCATGGACCTACAGCTCAGCGATCCCGGGCCCGCCCGCATCTTCGACGACCGCGTGTACAAGCGCGGTGCACTGGCACTGCACGCCGTGCGGCGCACCATCGGCGACGAGCGCTTCTTCGGACTGATCCAGGAATGGACCTCCAAGTACCGCTACTCGACGGTCGCAACGGCGGACTTCACCGACCTCGCCTCCCGCTTCGGGTGCCCCCGAAGTCTGTGGGACGCATGGCTCGTGGACACGCAGCTGCCGTCGTTGCCGTAG
- a CDS encoding aminotransferase class V-fold PLP-dependent enzyme, whose amino-acid sequence MTSVLSRPCAPFAPVSGTDLQVPLVHGGTCTYANFDYAASAPALDAVTDRIAELLPFYSSVHRGAGYASRVSTAAYEKARVTVADFVGAHSDSVVVFTRNTTDSLNLLAACVPGDTVVLDIEHHANLLPWRDRRVVVAASTLAETITRLDVELAAKPAALLAITGASNVTGEVLPIAELAALAHRHGARIAVDGAQLVPHRRVDIAALGVDYLAFSGHKLYAPFGAGVLVGTRDWLDAGEPHLAGGGAVRSVSIDNTDWAPAPQRHEAGTPNVLGVAALAAACEAIAGFDGAELQAHEQELSSRLRRGLTDLDGVEQLRVWADAPDSVGIVTFTVAGRDPGEVAAYLSAEHGIGVRDGKFCAHPLLSRLGHAAGAVRASIGLGSSSADVDRLVDALAALVESGPNWHYAEDAGWWNPVPDPRPFPELADGAAGVGSPCSPAGR is encoded by the coding sequence ATGACATCTGTACTCTCCCGCCCCTGTGCTCCTTTTGCCCCTGTTTCGGGCACGGATCTACAGGTGCCGCTGGTCCACGGCGGCACATGCACTTACGCGAACTTCGATTACGCCGCCAGCGCGCCGGCCCTGGACGCGGTGACCGATCGGATCGCCGAACTGCTGCCGTTCTACTCGAGCGTGCATCGGGGTGCCGGCTACGCCTCACGGGTCTCGACGGCGGCGTACGAGAAGGCTCGGGTGACGGTCGCTGATTTCGTTGGTGCGCACAGTGATTCGGTGGTGGTGTTCACACGGAACACCACCGACTCGCTGAACCTGCTGGCCGCCTGCGTGCCGGGCGATACCGTGGTACTCGACATCGAACACCACGCGAACCTGCTCCCGTGGCGCGATCGACGAGTGGTGGTGGCGGCGTCGACCCTCGCCGAGACCATCACGCGGCTCGACGTGGAGCTCGCCGCGAAACCTGCTGCACTACTGGCGATCACGGGCGCATCGAACGTCACCGGTGAGGTACTTCCCATCGCGGAACTCGCAGCACTGGCGCATCGGCACGGCGCACGCATCGCGGTGGACGGTGCCCAGCTGGTTCCGCATCGGCGGGTCGACATCGCCGCACTCGGCGTGGACTACCTCGCGTTCTCCGGCCACAAGCTCTACGCCCCGTTCGGCGCGGGAGTGCTTGTGGGCACACGTGATTGGCTCGACGCCGGTGAGCCGCACCTGGCCGGCGGCGGCGCGGTGCGCAGCGTGAGCATCGACAACACCGACTGGGCCCCGGCACCGCAGCGGCACGAGGCGGGCACGCCCAACGTGCTCGGGGTCGCCGCTCTCGCCGCGGCCTGCGAGGCCATCGCCGGATTCGACGGTGCCGAGCTGCAGGCGCACGAGCAGGAATTGTCGTCCCGACTGCGGCGCGGCCTGACGGATCTGGACGGCGTCGAGCAGCTCCGGGTCTGGGCCGACGCGCCCGACAGTGTCGGCATCGTCACCTTCACCGTTGCCGGACGCGATCCCGGTGAGGTGGCCGCGTACCTGTCCGCCGAACACGGAATCGGCGTGCGCGACGGCAAGTTCTGCGCACACCCCCTGCTGAGCCGGCTGGGGCACGCGGCCGGAGCGGTTCGAGCCAGCATCGGCCTCGGCAGCTCGTCGGCCGATGTGGACCGACTCGTCGACGCTCTCGCCGCCCTGGTCGAGTCGGGACCGAACTGGCACTACGCGGAGGATGCCGGCTGGTGGAACCCCGTACCCGACCCGCGACCCTTCCCCGAGCTGGCCGACGGGGCCGCCGGGGTTGGATCCCCATGCAGCCCCGCAGGCCGTTAG
- a CDS encoding MFS transporter — protein sequence MSETLTNDRDLELTARRWLLVASGMFAVAWGGNEFTPLLVMYRLDHGFSAVVVDTFLFAYVLGIIPAMLICGPLSDRLGRRPIMLPAPAIAAAGSVLIALGPDNAYMLFGGRVLSGIALGIGMAVGGSWVKELSSRDSTAKPGAGARRAAMSLTAGFALGAGVAGVLAQWAPWPTHLAYSVHVLICIAAGIGMLSVPETRAATTASKNKRLLDDLRIPSASHRRFLFVVLPLAPWVFGAASVAYAVLPSLMADALADEPGGGYPVALSAAMAVIALGSGFAIQAVGRRIDTPANARGALVALTLLVVGMAVAAWAASVLTIAAALIAAAVLGCGYGMALVSGLQEVQRIAGPDDLAGLTAVFYSLTYLGFAVPAVLSALTETWPGVVTYPIIFGFGAVMAALCGLVVRSKTSAHLP from the coding sequence ATGAGCGAAACGCTCACGAACGATCGAGACCTCGAGCTGACTGCACGACGCTGGCTGCTGGTCGCGTCGGGCATGTTCGCCGTGGCATGGGGCGGCAACGAGTTCACACCGTTGCTGGTGATGTATCGGCTCGATCATGGCTTCTCGGCCGTTGTGGTCGATACGTTCCTGTTCGCCTACGTCCTGGGCATCATTCCGGCGATGCTGATCTGCGGTCCGCTCTCGGATCGGCTCGGTCGACGCCCGATCATGTTGCCCGCCCCCGCAATTGCCGCGGCCGGGTCCGTTCTGATCGCGCTCGGACCCGACAACGCCTACATGCTCTTCGGTGGCCGTGTACTCAGCGGCATCGCGCTCGGAATCGGTATGGCCGTGGGCGGGAGCTGGGTCAAGGAACTCTCGAGTCGCGACTCCACCGCCAAGCCCGGTGCCGGAGCGCGCCGCGCCGCGATGTCGCTGACCGCCGGCTTCGCCCTCGGTGCCGGAGTCGCAGGCGTGCTCGCACAATGGGCACCCTGGCCGACGCACCTCGCCTACAGCGTGCACGTGCTGATCTGCATCGCCGCCGGTATCGGCATGCTCTCGGTGCCCGAAACACGCGCTGCCACAACAGCGTCGAAGAACAAGCGGCTGCTCGACGACCTGAGGATTCCGTCCGCATCGCATCGCCGATTCCTGTTCGTCGTGTTGCCCTTGGCCCCATGGGTGTTCGGTGCCGCGAGCGTCGCCTACGCGGTGCTGCCGTCACTGATGGCGGATGCTCTGGCCGACGAGCCCGGTGGCGGCTACCCCGTCGCGCTCTCCGCTGCGATGGCCGTGATCGCCCTCGGCTCCGGCTTCGCGATTCAGGCCGTCGGACGTCGGATCGACACACCGGCCAACGCGCGAGGGGCACTGGTTGCACTCACTCTCCTGGTGGTCGGCATGGCCGTTGCTGCCTGGGCGGCGTCGGTGCTCACCATTGCTGCGGCGCTGATCGCGGCAGCGGTCCTCGGCTGTGGATACGGCATGGCGTTGGTCTCGGGTCTGCAAGAGGTGCAACGCATTGCGGGCCCCGACGACCTCGCCGGCCTCACCGCGGTGTTCTATTCGCTGACCTACCTGGGCTTCGCGGTGCCTGCCGTTCTGTCGGCTCTCACCGAGACCTGGCCCGGGGTGGTCACGTATCCGATCATCTTCGGATTCGGCGCAGTGATGGCGGCGCTGTGCGGACTGGTGGTCCGGTCGAAGACATCTGCTCACTTGCCGTAG
- a CDS encoding YbaK/EbsC family protein — MTRLLHPNAAHVADTLISRGHHGVVVNSPEGTHTAADAAAALGVEVGAIVKSMVFLLDDEPVLLLVSGAHNVHLEHTGERLGGTLMRAPLDTAKHATGQPIGGIAPVGHPTNLDTFVDQDLAWYAEVWAAAGHTNTIFRSTFTELVRITAGLAIDVT, encoded by the coding sequence ATGACCCGGCTACTTCATCCGAATGCAGCCCATGTTGCCGACACTCTGATCTCTCGCGGCCATCACGGTGTGGTGGTCAACAGCCCTGAGGGCACGCACACCGCCGCCGATGCTGCCGCGGCGCTGGGCGTCGAAGTGGGTGCGATCGTGAAGTCGATGGTGTTTCTGCTCGACGACGAGCCGGTACTGCTACTGGTTTCCGGTGCCCACAACGTTCATCTCGAGCACACCGGTGAGCGTCTGGGCGGGACGTTGATGCGCGCGCCCCTGGACACGGCCAAGCACGCAACCGGGCAGCCGATCGGGGGCATCGCACCGGTCGGCCACCCCACCAATCTGGACACGTTCGTCGACCAGGATCTGGCCTGGTACGCCGAGGTGTGGGCGGCCGCCGGTCACACCAACACGATCTTTCGGTCCACGTTCACCGAGTTGGTGCGCATCACCGCGGGTCTGGCGATCGACGTCACCTGA
- a CDS encoding DUF2752 domain-containing protein yields MTAPTRGRSIVAPLGVAAAAIGGAVLLHVRDPRTSTYLPCPFHALTGLWCPGCGTTRALGDLTRGDVAAAASSNVVAVMCVVVAVGLWGLWLRARWMQIPLTLPGPNRLAAAVVLALLTVFTVVRNTPWGTAIAPT; encoded by the coding sequence ATGACGGCACCGACCCGAGGACGCAGCATCGTCGCACCCCTCGGTGTGGCCGCTGCCGCCATCGGTGGGGCAGTACTGCTTCACGTTCGCGACCCCCGCACGTCCACGTATCTGCCGTGCCCGTTCCACGCTCTGACCGGACTGTGGTGCCCCGGATGCGGCACGACCAGGGCGCTCGGTGACCTCACTCGCGGAGATGTCGCCGCGGCCGCGTCGAGCAATGTCGTTGCGGTGATGTGCGTCGTCGTGGCCGTCGGACTGTGGGGCCTGTGGCTCAGGGCTCGCTGGATGCAGATACCTCTGACGTTGCCTGGCCCGAATCGGCTGGCCGCCGCTGTGGTGCTCGCCCTTTTGACCGTCTTCACCGTGGTGCGCAACACCCCATGGGGCACCGCGATCGCCCCGACCTGA
- a CDS encoding Pls/PosA family non-ribosomal peptide synthetase yields the protein MHRENDLPGSSADTAPAPAAFLRSPQAPPARTLIDILRDTAHRFPDAPAIDDGAVSVSYSELLDDIAEGAQWLANAGVRRGDRVGIRMPSGSFSLYVAILSILAVGAAYVPVDADDPEERAELVFGEAQVTAIVTAGGIAAGTAPKQDVPQHDLTEHNAGPPTPQDDAWVIFTSGSTGTPKGVAVSHRNAAAFVDAEARMFLQKDPLGPGDRVLAGLSVAFDASCEEMWLAWRHGACLVPAPRSLVRSGFDLGPWLVSRDISVVSTVPTLASLWPAVALEAVRLLIFGGEACPPELAERLAVEGREVWNTYGPTEATVVACAAIMDGKGPVRIGLPLDGWDLAVVDGSGTPVQVGEVGELVIGGVGLARYLDPAKDAEKYAPMPSLGWERAYRSGDLVKLELEGLLFQGRADDQVKLGGRRIELGEIDNALQALPGVGGAAAAIRKTAAGNSVLVGYLASTNPDFDLEAARELLAEQLPAALVPRLALVDEMPTRTSGKVDRNALPWPLPGMAGASSLGGTAGWVAELWTNILGAQIADENADFFANGGGSLSAAQLVTALRERFPEITVAQLYDHPRLGSLAQYLDDLKPVVEAVPREVAPTSRTAQWAQIAATVPLTTLTGLQWVTWLGLLFNVMSWFGDVPWAPTLSWWWVLLAFVLFITPVGRMAISVIGSRILLAGLKPGAYERGGSMHIRLWAATRLTDASGASNLSGAPWMVYYARALGAKIGKGVDLHTLPPVTGLLELGDGCSIEPEVDLSGHWIDGDLVYIGGIEIGAGATVGARSTLLPGTKVGKNAVVTAGSAVVGRVKAGQMWSGSPAQKVGKADHPWPAEAPPRATHWVFAYGVASLFLSGMALFSIGVSLVLMGWWIHTADSVLDAFERGLVMLPVATLVSLAVFALITVVAVRVLSIGLVGGYHPVRSRIGWQVWATERLMDSARTFLFPLYASLLTPHWLRLLGAKIGKDVEASTVLMIPKFTTVADGAFLADDTMVASYELGGGWMHLGDAKVGKRAFLGNSGMTGPGRTVPKNGLVAVLSATPDKAKSGSSWLGSPPVRLRRAAGSADSSRTFDPARKLKVARSLVETCRLIPVVVTFGIGLGVLFGLTAVADAVGYWLAALVSGLVLLVAGFVAAAVSALAKWLWVGRIGKTDHPLWSSFVWRNEVADTFVETVAAPWFARAAEGTAVLNMWLRWLGADIGRGVWCETYWLPEADLVTLADGATVNRGCVVQTHLFHDRIMSMDTVDLGRGATLGPHCVALPASGIGDGATVGPASLVMRGDTVPAHTRWQGNPIAPWAKGDPFPRIRDDRNEG from the coding sequence GTGCATCGAGAGAACGATCTGCCGGGTTCGAGCGCGGACACAGCACCTGCCCCGGCGGCGTTTCTTCGCTCGCCGCAGGCTCCACCCGCCCGGACGCTCATCGACATCCTCCGCGACACGGCACATCGTTTCCCCGACGCCCCCGCGATCGACGACGGTGCCGTGTCGGTCAGTTACTCCGAGTTGTTGGACGATATCGCCGAGGGCGCTCAGTGGCTCGCCAACGCCGGTGTCAGGCGCGGCGATCGCGTCGGAATCCGCATGCCGTCGGGTTCGTTCTCCCTCTACGTCGCGATCCTGTCGATCCTCGCGGTCGGTGCTGCCTACGTGCCGGTGGACGCGGACGACCCCGAGGAGAGGGCCGAGTTGGTCTTCGGCGAGGCGCAGGTGACGGCCATCGTCACCGCGGGCGGAATCGCCGCCGGTACTGCCCCCAAGCAGGACGTTCCTCAGCACGACCTCACCGAACACAATGCCGGACCGCCCACCCCGCAGGACGACGCGTGGGTCATCTTCACCTCGGGTTCGACGGGCACTCCCAAGGGCGTTGCCGTCAGTCATCGCAACGCAGCGGCGTTCGTCGACGCCGAGGCCCGCATGTTCCTGCAGAAGGATCCGCTCGGTCCGGGCGACCGAGTGCTGGCCGGATTGTCGGTGGCGTTCGACGCGTCGTGCGAGGAGATGTGGCTGGCGTGGCGGCACGGCGCGTGTCTGGTTCCCGCGCCCAGGTCTCTGGTGCGGTCCGGCTTCGACCTCGGCCCGTGGCTCGTCTCCCGCGACATCAGTGTCGTCTCGACGGTCCCGACGCTGGCGTCGCTGTGGCCCGCGGTGGCTCTGGAAGCGGTGCGGCTGCTCATCTTCGGCGGCGAAGCCTGCCCGCCGGAGTTGGCCGAGCGCCTCGCCGTCGAGGGCCGTGAGGTCTGGAACACCTACGGCCCCACCGAGGCGACGGTCGTCGCCTGTGCGGCGATCATGGACGGCAAGGGTCCGGTCCGGATCGGGCTCCCCCTCGACGGCTGGGACCTCGCTGTCGTCGACGGCTCCGGCACCCCGGTGCAGGTCGGCGAAGTCGGCGAGCTGGTCATCGGGGGCGTCGGACTCGCTCGGTATCTCGACCCGGCCAAGGACGCCGAGAAGTACGCGCCCATGCCGTCCCTCGGGTGGGAACGGGCGTATCGCAGCGGCGATCTGGTCAAGCTGGAGCTCGAAGGTCTGTTGTTCCAGGGTCGCGCCGACGACCAGGTCAAGCTCGGCGGTCGACGCATCGAGCTCGGCGAGATAGACAATGCGCTGCAAGCACTTCCGGGCGTCGGCGGTGCGGCGGCCGCCATCCGCAAGACGGCTGCCGGTAACTCGGTGCTCGTCGGGTATCTCGCGAGCACCAACCCCGATTTCGATCTCGAAGCCGCTCGCGAGTTGCTCGCCGAACAGTTGCCTGCGGCGCTGGTTCCGCGCCTGGCGTTGGTCGACGAGATGCCAACGCGTACCTCGGGCAAGGTCGACCGCAATGCCCTGCCGTGGCCCCTGCCCGGCATGGCGGGTGCCTCCTCGCTCGGCGGCACGGCGGGGTGGGTGGCCGAACTGTGGACCAACATCCTCGGCGCGCAGATCGCGGACGAGAACGCCGATTTTTTCGCCAACGGTGGCGGTTCGCTGTCGGCCGCGCAATTGGTGACGGCGCTGCGCGAGCGGTTCCCCGAGATCACCGTCGCGCAGCTCTACGACCACCCGCGGCTGGGTTCGCTGGCGCAGTATCTCGACGACCTGAAGCCGGTCGTCGAGGCCGTTCCCCGTGAAGTCGCCCCGACCTCGCGCACCGCGCAATGGGCGCAGATCGCTGCAACCGTTCCGTTGACCACCCTGACCGGATTGCAGTGGGTCACCTGGCTCGGACTGCTGTTCAACGTCATGTCCTGGTTCGGCGACGTGCCCTGGGCTCCGACGCTGTCCTGGTGGTGGGTGCTCCTGGCATTCGTCCTGTTCATCACCCCGGTCGGCCGCATGGCGATCTCGGTGATCGGATCGCGCATCCTGTTGGCCGGGCTGAAACCGGGCGCGTACGAGCGCGGCGGGAGTATGCACATCAGGCTTTGGGCCGCAACGAGATTGACCGATGCCAGTGGTGCGTCGAACCTGTCGGGCGCACCGTGGATGGTCTACTACGCGCGCGCTCTCGGTGCCAAGATCGGCAAGGGCGTCGACCTGCACACCCTGCCGCCGGTCACCGGCTTGCTCGAGTTGGGTGACGGCTGCTCCATCGAGCCCGAGGTCGATCTGTCCGGTCACTGGATCGACGGCGATCTCGTCTACATCGGCGGCATCGAGATCGGTGCCGGTGCCACCGTCGGTGCCCGCTCGACGCTGCTGCCCGGCACCAAGGTCGGCAAGAACGCGGTCGTCACGGCAGGCTCCGCCGTCGTCGGACGCGTGAAGGCCGGCCAGATGTGGTCCGGTTCGCCGGCTCAGAAGGTCGGCAAGGCCGATCATCCGTGGCCCGCGGAAGCTCCACCACGCGCAACCCATTGGGTCTTCGCCTACGGCGTCGCATCTCTGTTCCTGTCCGGCATGGCTTTGTTCTCGATCGGCGTCAGCCTGGTGCTGATGGGCTGGTGGATTCACACCGCCGACTCCGTGCTCGACGCCTTCGAGCGTGGTCTGGTGATGTTGCCCGTGGCGACGCTGGTGTCGTTGGCGGTGTTCGCGCTGATCACCGTCGTTGCGGTGCGGGTGCTCAGCATCGGCCTCGTCGGCGGCTACCACCCGGTGCGCAGCCGCATCGGTTGGCAGGTGTGGGCCACCGAGCGCCTGATGGACTCGGCGCGCACGTTCCTGTTCCCGCTCTACGCGTCGCTGTTGACGCCCCATTGGCTCCGGCTGCTCGGCGCGAAGATCGGCAAGGACGTCGAGGCGTCGACGGTGCTGATGATCCCCAAGTTCACCACGGTCGCGGACGGCGCATTCCTCGCCGACGACACCATGGTCGCCAGTTACGAACTCGGCGGCGGCTGGATGCATCTGGGCGATGCGAAGGTGGGCAAGCGAGCGTTCCTCGGCAATTCCGGCATGACCGGTCCCGGCCGAACCGTCCCGAAGAACGGTCTGGTCGCCGTGCTGTCCGCCACTCCGGACAAGGCGAAGTCCGGCTCGTCGTGGCTCGGCAGCCCGCCGGTGCGACTGCGTCGAGCCGCCGGTAGCGCGGACTCGTCACGCACGTTCGATCCGGCACGCAAGCTGAAGGTCGCCCGCTCGCTCGTCGAGACGTGTCGGTTGATTCCCGTCGTCGTGACGTTCGGCATCGGACTCGGAGTGTTGTTCGGGCTGACCGCCGTCGCCGACGCCGTCGGATATTGGTTGGCGGCACTGGTCAGTGGCCTCGTGCTTCTCGTCGCCGGTTTCGTGGCCGCTGCGGTGTCGGCGTTGGCGAAGTGGCTGTGGGTGGGCCGGATCGGCAAGACCGATCATCCGTTGTGGAGTTCGTTCGTCTGGCGGAACGAGGTGGCCGACACCTTCGTCGAGACCGTCGCCGCGCCGTGGTTCGCGCGCGCGGCCGAGGGCACAGCGGTGTTGAACATGTGGTTGCGATGGCTCGGTGCCGATATCGGCCGCGGAGTCTGGTGCGAGACGTACTGGCTTCCCGAGGCCGATCTGGTGACATTGGCCGACGGTGCGACCGTCAACCGAGGGTGCGTTGTGCAGACGCACCTGTTCCATGATCGGATCATGTCCATGGACACGGTCGATCTCGGTAGAGGCGCAACACTGGGACCACACTGTGTCGCGCTGCCTGCATCGGGAATCGGTGACGGCGCGACGGTGGGGCCTGCCTCCCTGGTGATGCGCGGTGATACGGTTCCCGCGCATACTCGTTGGCAGGGCAATCCGATCGCGCCCTGGGCCAAGGGGGATCCCTTCCCGCGCATCCGCGACGACCGAAACGAGGGGTGA
- a CDS encoding GntR family transcriptional regulator, translating to MRSAADTAYATVKELIVSGELPGGELVSEGEIASRLEISRTPVREAFLRLQVEGWMRLYPKRGALVVPIAVGEAESVVDARRLVESGSVRAFIADASARESVVAALRENLQLQQQLAVNGTAAQFSAVDADFHRTVVHAGGNPLLDAFYDGLRERQRRMTAASVTRDPGQISRIVDDHRRLTDLIEAGDADGFEQAVERHMLGVHGLRPDRGGAR from the coding sequence ATGAGATCTGCCGCCGATACGGCGTATGCGACGGTCAAGGAGCTCATTGTCTCGGGGGAGCTTCCCGGCGGTGAGCTCGTCAGTGAGGGCGAGATCGCGTCGCGCCTCGAGATCAGTCGCACTCCCGTACGCGAGGCATTTCTGCGGCTTCAGGTCGAAGGATGGATGCGCCTGTATCCCAAGCGTGGGGCACTGGTGGTGCCGATCGCGGTGGGTGAAGCCGAGAGTGTCGTCGATGCGCGCAGGCTGGTCGAATCGGGCAGCGTCCGAGCGTTCATCGCGGACGCCAGTGCCCGCGAATCCGTGGTGGCCGCCCTGCGCGAGAACCTGCAGCTACAACAGCAGCTGGCCGTGAACGGGACCGCCGCACAATTCAGTGCCGTCGACGCCGACTTCCATCGCACCGTGGTCCACGCCGGCGGCAACCCGTTGCTCGACGCGTTCTACGACGGACTTCGCGAGCGTCAGCGGCGGATGACGGCAGCCTCGGTGACGCGTGATCCGGGTCAGATCTCGCGCATCGTCGACGACCATCGCCGACTCACAGACCTGATCGAGGCCGGCGACGCAGACGGATTCGAGCAGGCCGTCGAACGACACATGCTCGGGGTGCACGGCCTACGACCGGACAGAGGGGGAGCACGATGA
- a CDS encoding HEAT repeat domain-containing protein yields the protein MLIGEVAQRSGVSARMLRHYDRLGLVRPTSRSSTGYREYAPEDVRRLFHVESLRSLGLSLNDVGRALDDPSFAASGLVDELAARAEERIARDAELLTRLRRIGDARPEDWEDVLGTVALLGDLQSVSAGTRQAAALASVGDRPIPADALAEAVLREPAPNVAGALRWALAQSGGDSLEVLRQGLGSPDPQIRRRAVDTVVEIAHPDATDVLREALTHDDDQVRRIAALELGARGVADAIPTLIEMVFEGTNDVDAADALGMLGPADSIVAALMDGPSDASTRLRVTQALASIPGKAASRALRELTRDTDRSIALTAEYVLGRRE from the coding sequence ATGTTGATCGGTGAGGTGGCGCAGCGGTCGGGCGTCAGTGCGCGCATGCTTCGGCACTACGACCGGCTGGGGCTCGTGCGCCCCACCTCGCGCAGCAGCACCGGTTACCGTGAGTACGCGCCGGAGGATGTTCGACGCCTGTTCCACGTCGAGTCCCTGCGTTCGCTCGGGTTGTCGCTGAACGACGTCGGTCGCGCGCTCGACGACCCGAGTTTCGCGGCCTCCGGACTCGTCGACGAGCTCGCCGCCCGAGCCGAGGAGCGCATCGCGCGCGATGCCGAGTTGCTCACGCGGTTGCGTCGAATCGGCGACGCGCGGCCGGAGGACTGGGAGGACGTACTGGGAACCGTCGCGCTGCTCGGTGACCTGCAGTCGGTCAGTGCTGGGACCCGACAGGCAGCGGCGCTGGCCTCGGTCGGCGATCGGCCGATCCCTGCGGACGCGTTGGCCGAAGCTGTGTTGCGTGAGCCCGCGCCCAACGTTGCGGGGGCACTTCGATGGGCACTCGCGCAGTCGGGCGGCGATTCTCTCGAGGTGCTCCGGCAGGGTCTCGGTTCACCGGACCCCCAGATTCGACGCCGCGCGGTGGATACCGTCGTCGAGATCGCTCACCCCGACGCCACCGACGTGCTGCGAGAGGCGCTCACTCACGACGACGACCAGGTCAGGCGGATCGCGGCGCTGGAACTCGGTGCGCGCGGGGTGGCCGACGCGATCCCGACGCTGATCGAGATGGTCTTCGAGGGCACCAACGACGTGGACGCCGCCGATGCCCTGGGCATGCTGGGACCCGCAGACTCGATCGTGGCGGCACTGATGGACGGGCCGAGTGATGCGTCGACGCGGCTGCGGGTGACCCAGGCACTGGCGAGTATTCCGGGGAAGGCAGCGTCGCGCGCCCTGCGGGAGCTGACCCGAGACACCGACCGCTCGATCGCGCTGACGGCCGAATACGTGCTCGGCCGACGGGAATGA
- a CDS encoding cupredoxin domain-containing protein, translating to MKAFGLLAVLTITLTACSTATTPAAPVEPVAENQVTVADRMYSPKTLTISVGDTVTWVFADRGMAHNVVADDNSFRSQIMETGQFTHTFDTAGTFTYHCTPHPDMTASIVVEP from the coding sequence ATGAAGGCTTTCGGACTCCTCGCAGTCCTGACGATCACGTTGACGGCGTGCTCCACCGCAACCACCCCCGCCGCACCTGTCGAACCCGTTGCCGAGAACCAGGTGACCGTCGCCGATCGGATGTACTCGCCGAAGACGTTGACGATCTCGGTGGGAGACACCGTCACCTGGGTGTTCGCCGACCGCGGCATGGCCCACAACGTCGTCGCCGACGACAACTCGTTTCGCAGTCAGATCATGGAAACCGGACAGTTCACGCACACCTTCGACACCGCGGGCACCTTCACGTACCACTGCACTCCGCATCCGGACATGACGGCATCCATCGTCGTCGAGCCCTGA